One genomic region from Anguilla rostrata isolate EN2019 chromosome 2, ASM1855537v3, whole genome shotgun sequence encodes:
- the metrn gene encoding meteorin, which yields MLLFWLYTVWIPLLTIFDRALSSSSEDHCSWKGSGLSQQPGSVEQISLHCVEGSLEWLYPKGALRLTLSPRLPSAAVGAGGSGHSGSGHITACVKPAESFHGAQLYLERDGILELLVGDRPDAQRPPRVRCFSRQPGERVALFLQATPHQDISRRIAAFRYELRGVWNARLSLDSDPVNNEGACRPCNDTEILMAVCTSDFVVRGNIRSVLENEDLQVSVIKVSATRVFRQKYALFSGAGRLTKAGEIRTLLECGVRDGAGSFLFTGRVHFGEAWLGCAPRYKDFQRAYGLAKEARQIPCELASD from the exons ATGCTGCTTTTCTGGCTTTACACGGTGTGGATCCCACTGCTGACAATTTTTGACAGAGCTTTGTCCAGCTCCTCAGAAGACCATTGCAGCTGGAAAGGGAG TGGTCTGTCTCAACAGCcgggcagtgtggagcagatCTCCCTGCACTGCGTGGAGGGATCCCTGGAGTGGCTTTACCCAAAGGGGGCGCTGCGGCTCACTCTGTCCCCCCGCCTGCCCTCCGCGGCGGTGGGCGCGGGGGGCAGTGGGCACAGCGGCTCAGGGCATATCACGGCCTGCGTGAAGCCCGCGGAGAGCTTCCACGGGGCCCAGCTGTACCTGGAGCGGGACGGCATCCTGGAGCTCCTGGTAGGCGACCGGCCGGACGCCCAAAGGCCGCCGCGGGTGCGCTGCTTCAGCCGGCAGCCCGGGGAGCGGGTGGCCCTCTTCCTGCAGGCCACCCCGCACCAGGACATCAGCCGCCGCATCGCCGCCTTCCGCTACGAGCTGAGAGGAGTCTGGAACGCGCGCCTGTCCTTGGACTCCGATCCTGTGAACAACGAAG GCGCCTGCAGGCCCTGCAATGACACGGAGATTCTGATGGCCGTCTGCACCAGTGACTTCG tggttCGGGGGAACATTCGCTCTGTGCTGGAGAACGAGGACCTGCAGGTTTCCGTGATCAAAGTGAGCGCCACGCGAGTGTTCCGGCAGAAGTACGCGCTGTTCTCGGGGGCGGGGCGTCTAACCAAGGCCGGCGAGATCCGCACCCTGCTGGAGTGCGGCGTCCGGGACGGCGCCGGAAGCTTCCTCTTCACCGGCAGGGTTCACTTCGGCGAGGCGTGGCTGGGCTGCGCGCCGCGGTACAAGGACTTCCAGCGGGCCTACGGCCTGGCCAAGGAGGCCAGACAGATCCCCTGCGAGCTGGCGTCTGACTGA
- the ccdc78 gene encoding coiled-coil domain-containing protein 78 isoform X2 — MNNTRFNYPHEMESREDGFVNELEDRVRFLTDENVQLRDKNERLFNRLGSLQSKLGQLAGSKTDLSSKLVNCEEEKLKMAKDLIDVQIHTNKMREQYEAETFELKNKILFQENQLMEMEMERDRLHRDIQHTRGRLQVADKSYKELVDEYITLKSNYLVLSESHEKEVCRNEELSAELLSLANAQDSLLRQQENQARSQAVYGETAHELERVRALVSRMSQHRARSEELAASEQERKAVERSILGNQDQIKEELERMKKSYEEQQRRLEEKVVAMGKEQQENKRAIRSTQHKLAEQSAALLSSKSQLKEVEVENSRLQMQVKELNEEYRARLVRYLTDLAEYVDGLSDGQGAQRPPERAQMKNFVDSMLQDVRASYRSREEQLSSAARAYKKRLQKLVKTHEALLIAYRMQREQILALGERGLDPGPPEAHFGLTDSELQVEQSRELQRLREDKARLESQLRDALEQKNVRSHPVQSVSFQESRNSGKITEDGWSDIRKQLREFTHSTQEEQERERAQLITRATVAEEQALELQDYVDKHLGRYKQEVTRLRRLLRTEAGRAHSAQTPEPRALRRSKKTPSYEI; from the exons ATGAACAATACACGGTTTAACTATCCTCATGAAATGGAATCCCGTGAAGATGGGTTTGTCAACGAACTTGAAGACAGGGTTCGGTTTCTCACCGACGAAAAT GTACAGCTGCGGGACAAGAACGAGCGTCTCTTCAACAGACTGGGTAGCCTGCAGTCTAAACTGGGTCAGCTGGCCGGATCAAAGACCGACCTCTCTTCCAAACTGGTCAACTGCGAAGAGGAGAAACTGAAG ATGGCAAAGGATCTAATTGATGTCCAGATACACACTAATAAGATGAGGGAGCAATATGAAGCAGAAACATTTGAGCTGAAAAACAAG ATTTTGTTTCAGGAGAATCAACTCATGGAAATGGAGATGGAGCGGGACAGGCTGCACAGAGACATCCAGCACACTAGGGGGCGTCTGCAGGTGGCTGATAAGAGTTACAAAGAGCTGGTGGATGAGTACATCACTCTGAAGAGCAACTACTTGGTTCTGAGTGAGTCTCACGAGAAGGAGGTCTGCAGGAACGAGGAGCTGAGTGCAGAGTTGCTGAGCCTGGCGAACGCGCAGGACTCTCTCCTCAGGCAGCAGGAGAACCAGGCCCGCTCCCAGGCTGTGTACGGAGAGACTGCCCACGAGCTGGAGAGGGTACGGGCTCTCGTCAGCAGGATGTCCCAACACAGGGCGAGG TCTGAAGAGCTGGCAGCCTCAGAACAAGAGCGGAAAGCTGTTGAGAGAAGT ATTCTTGGAAACCAGGATCAGATTAAAGAAGAGCTGGAGAGGATGAAGAAGAGCTACGAGGAACAGCAGCGCAGGCTGGAGGAGAAAGT GGTGGCAATGGGCAAGGAGCAACAGGAGAACAAGAGAGCCATCCGCAGCACCCAACACAAACTGGCAGAGCAGTCTGCA GCTCTGCTCAGCTCAAAGAGCCAGCtgaaggaggtggaggtggagaacTCCAGGTTGCAGATGCAGGTGAAGGAGCTGAATGAGGAATACCGTGCTCGGCTGGTGCGCTACCTGACGGACCTAGCG GAGTATGTGGACGGGCTGAGTGACGGACAGGGAGCCCAAAGGCCTCCAGAGCGTGCCCAGATGAAGAACTTTGTGGACAGCATGCTGCAGGACGTCAGGGCCTCTTACAGATCTCGGGAGGAGCAGCTGTCCAGTGCGGCCCGTGCATACAAAAAGAGGCTGCAGAAGCTGGTCAAAACCCACGAGGCTCTGCTCATTGCTTACAG AATGCAGCGGGAGCAGATTCTGGCCCTGGGTGAGCGCGGGCTGGACCCGGGGCCCCCGGAGGCTCACTTCGGCCTGACGGACAGCGAGCTGCAGGTGGAACAGAGCAGGGAGCTGCAGAGGCTGCGGGAGGACAAGGCCAGGCTGGAGAGCCAGCTGAGGGATGCGCTGGAGCAG AAGAATGTACGTTCTCACCCTGTTCAGAGTGTCAGCTTCCAGGA GTCACGGAATTCTGGGAAAATCACAGAAGATGGCTGGTCTGATATTAGGAAGCAGCTGAGGGAATTCACGCATTCTACTCAG gaagagcaggaaaGGGAGCGTGCCCAGCTCATCACCCGGGCCACAGTTGCTGAGGAACAGGCATTGGAGCTTCAGGACTACGTGGATAAGCACCTTGGCAG GTATAAGCAGGAAGTGACGCGGCTCCGCAGGCTGTTGCGTACGGAGGCGGGCCGAGCCCATAGCGCCCAGACCCCTGAGCCCCGGGCCCTGCGCCGCTCGAAGAAGACCCCCAGCTATGAGATCTGA
- the ccdc78 gene encoding coiled-coil domain-containing protein 78 isoform X1, whose protein sequence is MNNTRFNYPHEMESREDGFVNELEDRVRFLTDENVQLRDKNERLFNRLGSLQSKLGQLAGSKTDLSSKLVNCEEEKLKMAKDLIDVQIHTNKMREQYEAETFELKNKILFQENQLMEMEMERDRLHRDIQHTRGRLQVADKSYKELVDEYITLKSNYLVLSESHEKEVCRNEELSAELLSLANAQDSLLRQQENQARSQAVYGETAHELERVRALVSRMSQHRARSEELAASEQERKAVERSILGNQDQIKEELERMKKSYEEQQRRLEEKVVAMGKEQQENKRAIRSTQHKLAEQSAALLSSKSQLKEVEVENSRLQMQVKELNEEYRARLVRYLTDLAEYVDGLSDGQGAQRPPERAQMKNFVDSMLQDVRASYRSREEQLSSAARAYKKRLQKLVKTHEALLIAYRMQREQILALGERGLDPGPPEAHFGLTDSELQVEQSRELQRLREDKARLESQLRDALEQVQHSTEERPLMHQKNVRSHPVQSVSFQESRNSGKITEDGWSDIRKQLREFTHSTQEEQERERAQLITRATVAEEQALELQDYVDKHLGRYKQEVTRLRRLLRTEAGRAHSAQTPEPRALRRSKKTPSYEI, encoded by the exons ATGAACAATACACGGTTTAACTATCCTCATGAAATGGAATCCCGTGAAGATGGGTTTGTCAACGAACTTGAAGACAGGGTTCGGTTTCTCACCGACGAAAAT GTACAGCTGCGGGACAAGAACGAGCGTCTCTTCAACAGACTGGGTAGCCTGCAGTCTAAACTGGGTCAGCTGGCCGGATCAAAGACCGACCTCTCTTCCAAACTGGTCAACTGCGAAGAGGAGAAACTGAAG ATGGCAAAGGATCTAATTGATGTCCAGATACACACTAATAAGATGAGGGAGCAATATGAAGCAGAAACATTTGAGCTGAAAAACAAG ATTTTGTTTCAGGAGAATCAACTCATGGAAATGGAGATGGAGCGGGACAGGCTGCACAGAGACATCCAGCACACTAGGGGGCGTCTGCAGGTGGCTGATAAGAGTTACAAAGAGCTGGTGGATGAGTACATCACTCTGAAGAGCAACTACTTGGTTCTGAGTGAGTCTCACGAGAAGGAGGTCTGCAGGAACGAGGAGCTGAGTGCAGAGTTGCTGAGCCTGGCGAACGCGCAGGACTCTCTCCTCAGGCAGCAGGAGAACCAGGCCCGCTCCCAGGCTGTGTACGGAGAGACTGCCCACGAGCTGGAGAGGGTACGGGCTCTCGTCAGCAGGATGTCCCAACACAGGGCGAGG TCTGAAGAGCTGGCAGCCTCAGAACAAGAGCGGAAAGCTGTTGAGAGAAGT ATTCTTGGAAACCAGGATCAGATTAAAGAAGAGCTGGAGAGGATGAAGAAGAGCTACGAGGAACAGCAGCGCAGGCTGGAGGAGAAAGT GGTGGCAATGGGCAAGGAGCAACAGGAGAACAAGAGAGCCATCCGCAGCACCCAACACAAACTGGCAGAGCAGTCTGCA GCTCTGCTCAGCTCAAAGAGCCAGCtgaaggaggtggaggtggagaacTCCAGGTTGCAGATGCAGGTGAAGGAGCTGAATGAGGAATACCGTGCTCGGCTGGTGCGCTACCTGACGGACCTAGCG GAGTATGTGGACGGGCTGAGTGACGGACAGGGAGCCCAAAGGCCTCCAGAGCGTGCCCAGATGAAGAACTTTGTGGACAGCATGCTGCAGGACGTCAGGGCCTCTTACAGATCTCGGGAGGAGCAGCTGTCCAGTGCGGCCCGTGCATACAAAAAGAGGCTGCAGAAGCTGGTCAAAACCCACGAGGCTCTGCTCATTGCTTACAG AATGCAGCGGGAGCAGATTCTGGCCCTGGGTGAGCGCGGGCTGGACCCGGGGCCCCCGGAGGCTCACTTCGGCCTGACGGACAGCGAGCTGCAGGTGGAACAGAGCAGGGAGCTGCAGAGGCTGCGGGAGGACAAGGCCAGGCTGGAGAGCCAGCTGAGGGATGCGCTGGAGCAGGTACAGCATAGCACAGAGGAGAGGCCATTAATGCACCAG AAGAATGTACGTTCTCACCCTGTTCAGAGTGTCAGCTTCCAGGA GTCACGGAATTCTGGGAAAATCACAGAAGATGGCTGGTCTGATATTAGGAAGCAGCTGAGGGAATTCACGCATTCTACTCAG gaagagcaggaaaGGGAGCGTGCCCAGCTCATCACCCGGGCCACAGTTGCTGAGGAACAGGCATTGGAGCTTCAGGACTACGTGGATAAGCACCTTGGCAG GTATAAGCAGGAAGTGACGCGGCTCCGCAGGCTGTTGCGTACGGAGGCGGGCCGAGCCCATAGCGCCCAGACCCCTGAGCCCCGGGCCCTGCGCCGCTCGAAGAAGACCCCCAGCTATGAGATCTGA